Proteins co-encoded in one Xyrauchen texanus isolate HMW12.3.18 chromosome 19, RBS_HiC_50CHRs, whole genome shotgun sequence genomic window:
- the LOC127660029 gene encoding DNA-directed RNA polymerase II subunit RPB7 yields MFYHISLEHEILLHPRYFGPNLLNTVKQKLFTEVEGTCTGKYGFVIAVTTIDNIGAGVIQPGRGFVLYPVKYKAIVFRPFKGEVVDAVVTQVNKVGLFTEIGPMSCFISRHSIPSEMEFDPNSNPPCYKTVDEDIVIQQDDEIRLKIVGTRVDKNDIFAIGSLMDDYLGLVS; encoded by the exons atgttttatcaC ATCTCTTTGGAGCATGAGATTCTCCTCCACCCAAGATACTTTGGACCAAACCTTTTGAACACGGTCAAACAGAAACTGTTCACAGAGGTGGAGGGTACATGCACGGGAAA GTATGGCTTTGTCATTGCAGTAACCACAATCGATAATATTGGAGCTGGTGTGATACAGCCTGGCAGAGGTTTTGTGCTGTACCCTGTCAAATACAAAGCTATTGTATTCCGTCCCTTTAAGGGAGAGGTGGTTGATGCTGTTGTCACTCAGGTTAACAAG GTTGGACTCTTTACAGAAATTGGCCCCATGTCCTGTTTCATCTCTCGACAT TCCATTCCCTCTGAGATGGAGTTTGACCCAAACTCAAATCCCCCCTGCTATAAGACAGTTGATGAG GACATTGTGATCCAACAAGATGATGAAATACGACTAAAGATCGTGGGAACTCGAGTGGATAAGAATGATATT tttgccattggATCGCTTATGGATGACTACCTGG GTCTTGTCAGCTGA